The Populus alba chromosome 6, ASM523922v2, whole genome shotgun sequence genome contains a region encoding:
- the LOC118047936 gene encoding uncharacterized protein: MGSDSVLTSTKPTPIPTQEDPPTPSTSLLSFNTDSTTDPSNPHHKNTTNSIIFISLVLVTCIALSAASAFAFLFFSSSSSPSVTPTEIPSASLQATTRPLTKLNHSVVLLISSDGFRFGYQFKTPTPNIHRLIANGTEAETGLIPVFPSLTFPNHYSIVTGLYPAYHGIINNHFVDPKTGEVFTMASHEPKWWLGEPIWETVAKQGLRASTYFWPGSEVHKGSWTCPQRFCMFYNGSVPFDERVDTVLSYFDLPDSEIPVFMTLYFEDPDHQGHKVGPDDPEITEAVAGIDRMIGKLIDGLEERGVFEDVTIIMVGDHGMVGTCDKKLIFLDDLAPWIDISAEWVQSYTPLLAIRPPPGFAPSAVVAKMNEGLQSGKVQNGKNLKMYLKEELPSRLHYAASDRIPPIIGMIGEGFKVEQKRTNRQECGGAHGYDNALFSMRTIFIGHGPQFARGRKVPSFENVQIYNLITSILNIHGAPNNGSVSFPSTVLLPNPS, translated from the coding sequence ATGGGTTCTGATTCAGTTTTAACATCAACGAAGCCAACACCAATACCAACTCAAGAAGACCCACCAACCCCATccacttctcttctttctttcaacACAGACTCCACTACTGATCCTTCCAATCCACACCACAAAAACACTACCAACTCCATAATCTTCATCTCTCTTGTACTTGTCACTTGCATCGCCCTCTCCGCTGCTTCTGCTTTtgcctttctcttcttttcctccTCCTCATCTCCCTCTGTGACTCCTACGGAAATCCCGTCAGCTTCTCTACAAGCGACGACGCGTCCGTTGACCAAGCTCAACCACTCGGTCGTTCTCTTGATTTCTTCTGATGGGTTCAGGTTTGGCTACCAGTTCAAGACCCCTACACCAAATATTCATCGTTTGATTGCTAATGGGACTGAAGCTGAAACGGGTTTGATTCCTGTTTTCCCTTCTCTTACGTTCCCTAATCATTACTCTATTGTTACTGGCCTTTACCCTGCTTATCACGGTATTATTAACAATCATTTTGTTGATCCAAAAACTGGAGAAGTTTTTACAATGGCAAGTCATGAGCCCAAGTGGTGGCTTGGTGAGCCAATTTGGGAGACAGTGGCTAAACAAGGGTTAAGGGCTTCTACTTATTTTTGGCCTGGTTCTGAGGTGCATAAAGGTTCTTGGACTTGCCCTCAAAGGTTTTGTATGTTTTATAATGGTTCTGTTCCTTTTGATGAACGTGTTGATACCGTTTTGAGTTATTTTGATCTGCCAGATAGTGAGATTCCTGTGTTTATGACCTTGTATTTTGAGGATCCTGATCATCAGGGTCATAAGGTGGGACCGGATGATCCGGAGATTACTGAGGCTGTTGCTGGAATTGATAGGATGATTGGGAAGTTGATTGATGGATTAGAGGAAAGAGGGGTTTTTGAGGATGTTACTATAATTATGGTTGGTGATCATGGAATGGTTGGTACATGTGATAAAAAGTTGATATTTTTGGATGATTTGGCTCCTTGGATTGATATTTCTGCTGAATGGGTTCAGTCCTATACTCCTTTGCTTGCAATCCGTCCGCCACCTGGTTTTGCACCATCGGCTGTTGTTGCGAAGATGAATGAAGGGTTGCAATCAGGGAAGGTTCAAAATggaaagaatttgaaaatgtatcTGAAGGAGGAGCTGCCTAGTAGGCTTCATTATGCAGCAAGTGATAGAATTCCACCAATAATAGGGATGATTGGCGAGGGTTTTAAGGTGGAGCAGAAGAGAACTAATAGGCAAGAATGTGGAGGAGCACATGGTTATGACAATGCACTTTTCTCCATGAGGACAATTTTCATTGGCCATGGTCCTCAGTTTGCAAGGGGACGAAAAGTGCCATCTTTCGAGAATGTTCAGATATACAACTTGATTACTTCAATTCTCAATATCCATGGTGCTCCCAATAACGGGTCTGTATCTTTTCCATCAACTGTTCTTTTGCCCAATCCttcataa
- the LOC118047938 gene encoding cytidine deaminase 1 has product MDGPIFVIEASEAESMAKQSGLTVLQLLPALVKSAQALARPPISNYHVGAVGLGSSGRIFLGGNLEFPGLPLHHSVHAEQFLITNLTLNAEPSLEYVAVSAAPCGHCRQFLQEIRHAPDVQILITGDSTNNQSYKNDLANKQQFEPLSCLLPHRFGPDDLLDKDIPLLLETRHNNLSFVGDALLPNGVCASFEDLKNEALEAANKSHAPFTNCPSGVALMDCEGKVYRGSYMESAAYNPSIGPVQAALVAYVMGGRGGGYDRIVATVLVEKQGAKARQEQTARLLLKEISPKCEFKVFHCGSSSSFNGCNNQNSC; this is encoded by the coding sequence atggatggACCCATATTCGTAATTGAAGCATCCGAAGCCGAATCGATGGCAAAACAATCAGGCCTCACAGTCCTCCAGCTCCTCCCAGCCCTGGTCAAATCAGCCCAGGCCTTGGCTCGCCCGCCGATATCCAACTACCACGTGGGTGCCGTCGGTCTTGGATCCTCCGGCCGCATCTTCTTGGGCGGCAACCTAGAATTCCCTGGCCTCCCTCTCCATCATTCTGTCCACGCCGAACAATTCCTCATCACCAATCTCACTCTTAATGCAGAACCCTCCCTCGAATACGTTGCTGTCTCCGCCGCCCCTTGTGGCCACTGCCGTCAATTCCTTCAGGAAATCCGCCACGCCCCTGATGTACAAATCCTCATCACGGGTGATAGTACTAACAACCAGAGTTACAAGAATGATTTAGCAAATAAACAACAATTTGAGCCCTTGTCGTGTCTTCTACCGCATAGGTTCGGACCTGATGATCTTTTGGATAAGGATATTCCCTTGCTTTTAGAAACCCGTCATAATAACTTGTCGTTTGTAGGTGATGCTTTGTTACCAAATGGTGTCTGTGCTTCTTTTGAAGATCTGAAAAATGAGGCTTTAGAGGCTGCCAACAAGTCTCATGCACCCTTTACTAATTGCCCATCAGGGGTGGCGTTAATGGATTGTGAAGGGAAGGTTTATAGAGGGTCGTATATGGAGTCCGCCGCCTATAATCCCAGCATAGGGCCGGTGCAGGCGGCTTTGGTGGCATATGTGATGGGAGGGAGGGGTGGTGGGTATGACAGGATTGTTGCTACTGTGTTGGTGGAGAAACAAGGGGCTAAGGCAAGACAGGAGCAGACGGCGAGATTGCTCTTGAAGGAGATTTCACCCAAGTGTGAGTTTAAAGTGTTCCATTGTGGTTCCAGCTCCAGTTTCAATGGTTGTAACAATCAGAATTCTTGCTGA
- the LOC118047937 gene encoding thioredoxin-like 2, chloroplastic has translation MADVVGLPSLRSLRVPSSLLVSNNSTSLQPLLSHNQISFTDKRVSLSRFSSSPRDQFLSFKVHAAVAETEQPKWWERNAGPNMIDIHSTDEFLSALSQAEDRLVIVEFYGTWCASCRALFPKLCRTAEEHPEILFLKVNFDENKPMCKSLNVKVLPYFHFYRGAHGQLESFSCSLVKFQKIKDSIEMHNTARCSIGPPKGVGELTIESVSASQDKPAGST, from the exons ATGGCGGATGTGGTTGGATTACCATCCTTGCGCTCGCTTCGCGTCCCTTCTTCTCTGCTAGTCTCCAACAACTCTACTTCTCTCCAACCCCTCCTGTCTCACAATCAGATTAGTTTTACAGATAAGAGGGTCTCTCTTTCTCGCTTCTCTTCCTCTCCCAGGGACCAATTCCTCTCTTTCAAG GTACATGCAGCTGTTGCTGAAACTGAGCAACCAAAATGGTGGGAGAGGAATGCAGGACCAAATATGATCGACATTCATTCGACAGATGAATTTTTGAGTGCCTTAAGTCAAGCTGAGGATAGGCTAGTAATTGTCGAATTTTATGGGACCTGGTGCGCTTCTTGTCGAGCCTTATTTCCCAAG CTCTGCAGAACAGCTGAAGAGCATCCTGAAATTTTATTCCTGAAAGTCAATTTTGATGAAAACAAGCCTATGTGCAAAAGTTTGAATGTTAAGGTGCTTCCTTATTTCCACTTCTATCGAGGAGCCCATGGACAACTTGAATCCTTTTCATGTTCACTAGTTAAG tttcaaaaaataaaagattctaTTGAGATGCACAACACAGCCCGTTGCAGCATTGGTCCTCCCAAGGGAGTTGGAGAGCTGACTATTGAATCTGTGTCAGCGTCACAGGACAAGCCAGCAGGATCTACATGA
- the LOC118048024 gene encoding uncharacterized protein isoform X1 gives MPGAIEVSVLDFMGLQSSSPPSQMSIKVSMGKREYETRDKGDFIFPLSTLRENLIVTLQDAKGNEISHTGVETRLVIEKGIWDDTFSLEGGGHVRMKLQFVLSEADRHRIRLMRELALKKKHDELLSSEPRCPEYATAVDSRVASSSWPKHEVSDSRKGVFQSEVMATQVSLIETPPTFSKSGKSCLDNREGTNCVLKQTSPNDPDKHEGSPSIAPVSQGFGANLNEESHKSLGKKRGTEPPPIDVPLKTIRSKEALYFGSSEPEVTASDKIPVKLKGHGDSVPGKQNPVNKTPSNVRNMITAFESSLNQDVKPKETPLPIKSALSRLEMEFPPKCFWSDEVRTEKNIPEQSLTGRDRSPYLIEDIQGASNNIREGEEHVGFVRAPTVATSSQDTGKSEEELSDASFRNKGSNVVLKNKLQLMDKTDIGKEKTSDVLLRSLVGDKASISGRMINEYLGKQPYCKLLAGKKHSGGNLLITKSGKETHSKDLERISIQEGSGDAHHSSECHGAWIFPFERRRLCITTAGTQLLNLMGSFWDDTEVQPGKMSSSVAENTEELSVHGGTGVMSKEREKTSQRQKLSKLRGSIDAETSGGPVGQVMRGVIMVGFATLVLLTRQKTR, from the exons ATGCCAGGAGCCATCGAAGTCTCAG TTCTTGATTTCATGGGTCTTCAGTCATCATCACCACCTTCGCAAATGTCCATAAAGG TTTCCATGGGCAAAAGAGAGTATGAAACACGAGACAAGGGAGATTTCATTTT TCCATTATCAACACTCCGCGAAAATTTGATTGTTACACTGCAGGATGCCAAGGGAAATGAAATATCACATACAG GTGTGGAGACAAGGTTAGTAATAGAGAAGGGTATTTGGGATGACACATTTTCCTTGGAAGGAGGTGGGCATGTGCGCATGAAGTTGCAGTTTGTCCTCAGTGAAGCAGACCGCCATCGTATCCGTCTCATG AGAGAGTTGGCATTGAAAAAGAAACATGATGAGCTTCTCAGCAGTGAACCTAGATGTCCAGAATATGCTACTGCTGTTGATAGTAGGGTTGCATCATCTTCATGGCCCAAACATGAGGTCTCAG ATTCTAGAAAAGGAGTTTTTCAAAGTGAAGTTATGGCGACTCAAGTTAGTCTGATAGAGACTCCTCCCACTTTTTCTAAAAGTGGAAAATCTTGTCTGGACAACAGAGAAGGAACAAATTGTGTTCTGAAGCAAACAAGTCCA AATGATCCAGATAAACATGAAGGCTCTCCATCCATTGCTCCTGTTTCACAAGGATTTGGAGCCAATCTAAATGAAGAAAGCCACAAGAGCTTAGGAAAGAAGAGAGGAACGGAGCCTCCGCCCATTGATGTTCCCCTTAAAACCATTCGCTCAAAAGAAGCTCTGTATTTTGGAAGCTCAGAACCAGAAGTGACTGCAAGTGATAAGATTCCTGTGAAACTTAAAGGACATGGGGATAGTGTCCCGGGGAAGCAGAACCCAGTGAACAAAACTCCTAGCAATGTAAGGAACATGATAACTGCATTTGAAAGTAGTCTAAATCAG GATGTGAAACCAAAAGAAACACCGCTACCAATAAAATCTGCATTGAGCAGGTTGGAAATGGAATTTCCTCCAAAATGTTTTTGGTCAGATGAAGTTAGAACAGAAAAGAATATACCAGAACAATCACTTACAGGAAGGGATAGAAGTCCTTATCTTATAGAAGATATTCAAGGAGCCTCAAATAATATCAGAGAAGGAGAAGAGCATGTTGGTTTTGTTCGTGCACCTACTGTGGCTACTTCATCTCAGGATACAGGGAAGTCGGAGGAAGAGTTAAGTGATGCAAGTTTTCGAAATAAAGGATCAAATGTAGTTTTGAAGAATAAACTCCAACTTATGGATAAAACTGACATAGGGAAAGAGAAAACATCTGATGTTTTGTTGAGATCTTTGGTAGGTGACAAAGCTTCTATTTCAGGAAGAATGATTAATGAGTATTTGGGTAAACAACCATATTGTAAGTTGTTAGCCGGGAAAAAACATTCAGGTGGCAATTTGCTCATAACTAAAAGTGGAAAAGAAACTCACTCAAAAGATTTGGAAAGAATCAGCATTCAAGAAGGTTCAGGAGATGCGCATCATTCTTCAGAATGCCATGGTGCTTGGATATTCCCTTTTGAAAGACGGCGGTTGTGTATCACAACTGCAGGAACCCAACTATTGAATCTAATGGGAAGTTTCTGGGATGACACGGAAGTGCAACCAGGAAAGATGAGTTCTTCTGTAGCAGAAAACACGGAAGAg CTTAGTGTCCATGGTGGCACTGGTGTCATGTCCAAAGAACGCGAGAAGACCTCTCAAAGACAGAAATTGTCAAAACTTCGGGGTTCAATTGATGCTGAAACTTCTGGAGGACCAGTTGGGCAg GTGATGAGAGGTGTAATCATGGTTGGGTTTGCTACGCTTGTTCTCCTTACCAGACAGAAAACCAGGTAG
- the LOC118048024 gene encoding uncharacterized protein isoform X2 → MPGAIEVSVLDFMGLQSSSPPSQMSIKVSMGKREYETRDKGDFIFPLSTLRENLIVTLQDAKGNEISHTGVETRLVIEKGIWDDTFSLEGGGHVRMKLQFVLSEADRHRIRLMRELALKKKHDELLSSEPRCPEYATAVDSRVASSSWPKHEVSDSRKGVFQSEVMATQVSLIETPPTFSKSGKSCLDNREGTNCVLKQTSPNDPDKHEGSPSIAPVSQGFGANLNEESHKSLGKKRGTEPPPIDVPLKTIRSKEALYFGSSEPEVTASDKIPVKLKGHGDSVPGKQNPVNKTPSNDVKPKETPLPIKSALSRLEMEFPPKCFWSDEVRTEKNIPEQSLTGRDRSPYLIEDIQGASNNIREGEEHVGFVRAPTVATSSQDTGKSEEELSDASFRNKGSNVVLKNKLQLMDKTDIGKEKTSDVLLRSLVGDKASISGRMINEYLGKQPYCKLLAGKKHSGGNLLITKSGKETHSKDLERISIQEGSGDAHHSSECHGAWIFPFERRRLCITTAGTQLLNLMGSFWDDTEVQPGKMSSSVAENTEELSVHGGTGVMSKEREKTSQRQKLSKLRGSIDAETSGGPVGQVMRGVIMVGFATLVLLTRQKTR, encoded by the exons ATGCCAGGAGCCATCGAAGTCTCAG TTCTTGATTTCATGGGTCTTCAGTCATCATCACCACCTTCGCAAATGTCCATAAAGG TTTCCATGGGCAAAAGAGAGTATGAAACACGAGACAAGGGAGATTTCATTTT TCCATTATCAACACTCCGCGAAAATTTGATTGTTACACTGCAGGATGCCAAGGGAAATGAAATATCACATACAG GTGTGGAGACAAGGTTAGTAATAGAGAAGGGTATTTGGGATGACACATTTTCCTTGGAAGGAGGTGGGCATGTGCGCATGAAGTTGCAGTTTGTCCTCAGTGAAGCAGACCGCCATCGTATCCGTCTCATG AGAGAGTTGGCATTGAAAAAGAAACATGATGAGCTTCTCAGCAGTGAACCTAGATGTCCAGAATATGCTACTGCTGTTGATAGTAGGGTTGCATCATCTTCATGGCCCAAACATGAGGTCTCAG ATTCTAGAAAAGGAGTTTTTCAAAGTGAAGTTATGGCGACTCAAGTTAGTCTGATAGAGACTCCTCCCACTTTTTCTAAAAGTGGAAAATCTTGTCTGGACAACAGAGAAGGAACAAATTGTGTTCTGAAGCAAACAAGTCCA AATGATCCAGATAAACATGAAGGCTCTCCATCCATTGCTCCTGTTTCACAAGGATTTGGAGCCAATCTAAATGAAGAAAGCCACAAGAGCTTAGGAAAGAAGAGAGGAACGGAGCCTCCGCCCATTGATGTTCCCCTTAAAACCATTCGCTCAAAAGAAGCTCTGTATTTTGGAAGCTCAGAACCAGAAGTGACTGCAAGTGATAAGATTCCTGTGAAACTTAAAGGACATGGGGATAGTGTCCCGGGGAAGCAGAACCCAGTGAACAAAACTCCTAGCAAT GATGTGAAACCAAAAGAAACACCGCTACCAATAAAATCTGCATTGAGCAGGTTGGAAATGGAATTTCCTCCAAAATGTTTTTGGTCAGATGAAGTTAGAACAGAAAAGAATATACCAGAACAATCACTTACAGGAAGGGATAGAAGTCCTTATCTTATAGAAGATATTCAAGGAGCCTCAAATAATATCAGAGAAGGAGAAGAGCATGTTGGTTTTGTTCGTGCACCTACTGTGGCTACTTCATCTCAGGATACAGGGAAGTCGGAGGAAGAGTTAAGTGATGCAAGTTTTCGAAATAAAGGATCAAATGTAGTTTTGAAGAATAAACTCCAACTTATGGATAAAACTGACATAGGGAAAGAGAAAACATCTGATGTTTTGTTGAGATCTTTGGTAGGTGACAAAGCTTCTATTTCAGGAAGAATGATTAATGAGTATTTGGGTAAACAACCATATTGTAAGTTGTTAGCCGGGAAAAAACATTCAGGTGGCAATTTGCTCATAACTAAAAGTGGAAAAGAAACTCACTCAAAAGATTTGGAAAGAATCAGCATTCAAGAAGGTTCAGGAGATGCGCATCATTCTTCAGAATGCCATGGTGCTTGGATATTCCCTTTTGAAAGACGGCGGTTGTGTATCACAACTGCAGGAACCCAACTATTGAATCTAATGGGAAGTTTCTGGGATGACACGGAAGTGCAACCAGGAAAGATGAGTTCTTCTGTAGCAGAAAACACGGAAGAg CTTAGTGTCCATGGTGGCACTGGTGTCATGTCCAAAGAACGCGAGAAGACCTCTCAAAGACAGAAATTGTCAAAACTTCGGGGTTCAATTGATGCTGAAACTTCTGGAGGACCAGTTGGGCAg GTGATGAGAGGTGTAATCATGGTTGGGTTTGCTACGCTTGTTCTCCTTACCAGACAGAAAACCAGGTAG